The DNA region TGGAAATGGTTCCATATCTGATCCCTTCAGTGCTGGAACTCGGCGAAATAGACTAAAGTTCACCTTGCATTTGCTCAAATTGAGCTTAGTTGCAATAGTAGTTGTTGCCCTTACTGAATCCTTTTGGTGGGCAATGGCGATGACCCGCGCATCAAAGGGTGAAGTGTATCGCGGGGATCAGAGGGTTCAGGAACAAGTAGTGTTGGATTTGAAGGAAATTGGGCTGATTTCTCGCGGTTCTGCTAAGCTGAGGGATCTCGAGTACTGTCCTCCCGAGGCTGAGAATTACGTCCCCTGCTTCAATGCTTCCGAGAGTCTTGAGATGGGCTTTTCTGAAGGCGAAGAATATGAAAGGCATTGTGGACTTAGGTCCAAACAAGGTTGCTTGATTCTTCCGCCTATTAATTACAAACCGCCTCTAAGGTGGCCTACGGGAAAGGATGTTATTTGGCTTGCAAATGTTAAAATCACAGCTCAGGAGGTACTGTCTTCTGGGAGTTTGACAAAGAGGTTAGTCCAAGTTTAGGTCACTTTTGCTATTAGTGTTGTTCAATCGCCCtcgtgacattttttttttcgttgcAGGATGATGATGTTGGAGGATGAACAGATTTCGTTTCGTTCAGATTCTGCTTTGTATGACAATGTTGAAGACTACTCGCATCGAGTTGCTGAAATGATCGGGCAACGAAATGCATCCTATCTTGTACAAGCTGGAGTAAGTTAGTAGTCTCTCTTTAGGGCGTGGCTTTTTCAGCTTATTATATCAGTGCATATTGCAGTTCGAGTTAAAGATACAGAATTCAATGTAACAACTCAATCATATCTCCAACACATTCAGGTTCGACTTATCTTGGATATTGGATGTGGTTTTGGTAGTTTCGGGGCACATCTTTTCTCCAGCCAACTATTGACTATGTGCATTGCGAGCTACGAGGATTCTGGCAGTCAAGTTCAACTGACTCTCGAAAGAGGCCTTCCAGCAATGATTGGTTCGTTCACTTCGAAGCAATTGCCATTCCCGTTCCTTTCATTTGATATGATACACTGTGCTGAATGTCACGTGGACTGGGACAAGAAAGGTGCTACTCAATCAGCTGCAGAATGTTAATCggtttcatttttttgtttatacCACTAAGCACTTTCTATACGTGATTTAGGTGGAACCCTTTTGATTGAAGTCGACAGAATGCTAAGACCCGGTGGCTATTTCGTGTGGACATCATCTGTCCTAAATGCTCGTCTGTACCCTCGTGAAAAACAAAACCAGAAAACATGGAACTCTGTCCGTGATTTTGCAGATAGTCTCTGCTGGAAAGTGTTGTCACAGCAAGAGGAAACTGTTGTTTGGAAGAAAACGAGTGAAAAGAAGTGTTATGCTGCTAGGTAAGACCGCCACGCCACTTCTAGCATACAATTTTGCTTCGCGATTATTGCTATTCCTAATTTTGGAGCTACTTCTGTTTCCAGGAAACCAGGTTCTGGCCCTTCGCTTTGCAATAGAGGCCATGATATTGAATCTCCATATTATCGACCCCTCGAAGCTTGCATTGGAGGAACACAGAGCCGTCGATGGGTTTCAATAGAGAAACGGACTAAGTGGCCTTCTCGGGCTGGATTAAGCTCATCTGAACTTACAGTCCATGGTAACACATGTCTCACTTGAGCTGCTGCATATATATAGATTGAGAGTTGAGAATTGCATTTGCACATTATCCGATTTGAGCATTATTCTTATCAGGTTTGCAGCCCGAAGATATTGCAGAAGATGCCCATTACTGGACCTCTTCTGTTAAGAACTATTGGTCGTTGCTCTCGCCATTAATCTTCTCTGATCATCCAAAGAGACCTGGCGACGAAGACCCTTCTCCACCCTATAACTTGCTCAGAAACGTGCTAGACATGAACGCCCGTTTTGGTGGTTTGAATGCTGCTTTACTGGAAGCAGGAAAGTCGGTTTGGGTCATGAATGTCGTTCCCAGTGGTGCACCCAACCACCTTCCCCTCATCCTTGACAGGGGATTCGTTGGCGTATTACATGATTGGTAAATTCTTCCTTTTCCCGAATAAATAATAAACGTGCAGTCTTGCAGTCTAACTgttagcttagacttttagtagGGACTAAATGGATGAGTGTTTTGGAGCAGGTGTGAAGCATTTCCAACTTACCCGAGAACATATGATCTAGTCCATGCATACGGCCTTCTAACTCTCGAATCTGAGCAGCATAGCAGATGCGGGATGCTCG from Ipomoea triloba cultivar NCNSP0323 chromosome 6, ASM357664v1 includes:
- the LOC116021976 gene encoding probable pectin methyltransferase QUA2 → MAMMARPLYRGVSGGGEGKFYGNNHDFWDDSQKKDRIEEEELDNSQSTKDHTCWSIKLPLRILFPDDSSLKHCVSGNGSISDPFSAGTRRNRLKFTLHLLKLSLVAIVVVALTESFWWAMAMTRASKGEVYRGDQRVQEQVVLDLKEIGLISRGSAKLRDLEYCPPEAENYVPCFNASESLEMGFSEGEEYERHCGLRSKQGCLILPPINYKPPLRWPTGKDVIWLANVKITAQEVLSSGSLTKRMMMLEDEQISFRSDSALYDNVEDYSHRVAEMIGQRNASYLVQAGVRLILDIGCGFGSFGAHLFSSQLLTMCIASYEDSGSQVQLTLERGLPAMIGSFTSKQLPFPFLSFDMIHCAECHVDWDKKGGTLLIEVDRMLRPGGYFVWTSSVLNARLYPREKQNQKTWNSVRDFADSLCWKVLSQQEETVVWKKTSEKKCYAARKPGSGPSLCNRGHDIESPYYRPLEACIGGTQSRRWVSIEKRTKWPSRAGLSSSELTVHGLQPEDIAEDAHYWTSSVKNYWSLLSPLIFSDHPKRPGDEDPSPPYNLLRNVLDMNARFGGLNAALLEAGKSVWVMNVVPSGAPNHLPLILDRGFVGVLHDWCEAFPTYPRTYDLVHAYGLLTLESEQHSRCGMLDLFIEIDRLTRPEGWIIIRDTIPLIDLARAHSRLLKWDARVVEIESNSDERLLVCQKPIIKRQAI